GAGTTACCCAGAGAAACTTCCATTCGTTTGAGCTAGCCAGCTCGTGCTTCTGGCCCAGATGAAGACGTAGTTGCCCTAGTATCTCTTGAGTCTTCATTGGTGCATCGGAAATCATGAACAGGGCATCTCCTTTATCCGCGCCGGCTGCCTTGGTCAGCTCTGCTACCTTTTCGTCGCCGAGGAATTTCGCAATCGGCGACTTATCCGTATCCTGTGTGCGAAGTATATATGCCAGGCCGCCGGCACCGAATTTCTTGGCTTGCTCGGTCAGTTCGTCTACCTGCTTGCGGGAGTATCCACCTCCCTCTTTGAGCACGATCCCCATGACCGCGCCACCTGCAGCAACGTTGTCCGCGAACAGTTTGAAACTACAATCGCGCACGACATCGGTGAGGTCGACAAGTTCCATTGCGAATCTCAGATCGGGCTTGTCTATCCCCCAGCGTCTCATCACCTCTTGGAAGCTGTATCGCGGGAAGGGCGTCTCGACCTTGGCGCTGAGTACTTTGTCGAAAAGATCAGCCATCATCCCTTCGGCCGCGGCGAAGACATCATCGGGCGTCACATAGGACATTTCCAGGTCGATCTGAGTGTGCTCGGGCTGCCGATCGCTTCTGAGGTCTTCATCGCGCATGCATCGCGCCAGCTGAAAGTACTTGTCGAAACCGGATACCATCAGAATCTGCTTAAGCAATTGCGGTGACTGCGGCAGAGCATAGAAATGTCCTTTGGATACCCGACTGGGTACCACGTAATCGCGCGCGCCCTCGGGCGTTGAACGAATCAGCATCGGCGTTTCGATCTCATAGAAGCCTTGCCCGCTGAGATAATTGCGGACGGTCAGGGTGGCCTGATGGCGTAGTCGCATCATTTCTTGCATGGGATTGCGGCGCAGGTCCAGGTATCGAAATTCAAGACGAAGCTGTTCGTGGGCGCTGCATTCATCGGCAATTTCAAACGGCGGCGTCTTCGATTCCGAAAGGGTATGGAAGGAATCGACGACCACCTCGATTTCACCGGTCGGCATCTTTGGATTGACCGTTCCTTCAGGCCGCGCCCGAACTGTCCCCTTAACGGCCACCACGTACTCGTGACGAGCCAGGTTGGCCTCGGCCAACATATCGGGATCGAGCGTTTCCGGATTTATAACGACCTGGGTCAGACCATAGCGGTCGCGCAGATCGATGAAAAACAGACCGCCCAGATTGCGGTAACTATTGACCCAGCCGTTCAGTCTGACTTCGCCATCGATATCGGCGGGTCCTAACTCTCCACAGCTATGAGTGCGCTTCAACTCTGAAAATGGGGGCATCAAACCTCTTATCTTATTGCTGCTACATGTTATCGGCACTTTAATCCGAACGTTAAGAGGAGTTCCTCTTGTGCTGACAAAGGTATGGCCTTCACCTTGGCAAGTCAAGAGCGGTCGGGTCAATCTGATCAGGTCAATGGAAATCTGAGGGGATCGCGGCGAATAGCGATGAAGACTCTCGGCCCTGCCAGTAGTGGTCCCAGGCGGTGGTGAAGGCATCCTTAAGATCATCGGGCATGAGAGTCTGTTCGGTGAAGTAGCCGTCGTACACAACGCGGCCGCTCAGCACGGTGAAGACCCAGTACTCGGAGTAAAGGCAACCGGATGGGCAGTCACCCCAGGCATTGCGAAAGAAATAGAGGATACGACCATCATCGGTGGCGCTCGGCAAGAGCATCGGGCTTTCCCCCATGTACCGATTTGGTACGGCAAAGCGCACTCCTGGCAGTTGTCGGTAAATGTCAGCCAGGACCTCGGAATTCAGCCAATCGTCGAATTTCAGTTTGAGCATATTGAAAGCCGGCATCGACAAGTCGACCCGAACCATGTTATAGAGAGAATTGAGGGAGTCCCAAGCTGTGTATTTTCCATCGGAGACCGCTTGGTAGCTGTCCGGATCAAAACCGAGAATCAAGCGACCGGGTTCCCAGGGCTTGAGAAACCTCAGGTCCACGGCGGGTAGACTGTCGCGAAAACCTGTACGTATCAGAATCAGGTCGGAACGAACGCGCTGGTAGAGTTCGGTCGGCGCTCGCAAGTCGTGAGACAACCAGAGGGCCATGGCCAATGCTTCAGGCTCCGGCTGAGTCGGCGCCTGGTCTGGTCCGTCGTTGCCATCCAAGTGCGGCTTTAACGAAAACTCTCCGCATCCGGCAAGTGTGAGTACAACTGCAAGCAATCCGACAATCCGGAAAATCCGCATCTGGCACATACCTCCTGTTTGATTTATCGGTAGCTGCCGTTGTTTCTTGACGTTGCGCAACGGAGAGCGGCCCAGCCTCACCCTACATCACCTAACATCGAGTGACGACGCGCGAAGCGCGAATAACAGGCTTGCCTGTGTCGGGCGAGGTCGCCGCGACACCACTCTCGAATTGATGGTGCTGTCAGGCGACTCGCCTGACAGCT
This is a stretch of genomic DNA from Candidatus Zixiibacteriota bacterium. It encodes these proteins:
- the aspS gene encoding aspartate--tRNA ligase, encoding MPPFSELKRTHSCGELGPADIDGEVRLNGWVNSYRNLGGLFFIDLRDRYGLTQVVINPETLDPDMLAEANLARHEYVVAVKGTVRARPEGTVNPKMPTGEIEVVVDSFHTLSESKTPPFEIADECSAHEQLRLEFRYLDLRRNPMQEMMRLRHQATLTVRNYLSGQGFYEIETPMLIRSTPEGARDYVVPSRVSKGHFYALPQSPQLLKQILMVSGFDKYFQLARCMRDEDLRSDRQPEHTQIDLEMSYVTPDDVFAAAEGMMADLFDKVLSAKVETPFPRYSFQEVMRRWGIDKPDLRFAMELVDLTDVVRDCSFKLFADNVAAGGAVMGIVLKEGGGYSRKQVDELTEQAKKFGAGGLAYILRTQDTDKSPIAKFLGDEKVAELTKAAGADKGDALFMISDAPMKTQEILGQLRLHLGQKHELASSNEWKFLWVTQFPLFEYNSERDALQAMHNIVSHPVEEDMSMIDEGYTTDLPLSDENHPWRRVRAQQYDLVLNGWEIASGGQRINRRDLQEKVLEILGIDNQRAERMFGFLLRALEYGAPPHAGLAPGLDRIVALMCGTRSIRDVIAFPKTTNAMSLMDGAPSEVDPEQLEELGLSLKNDDES